One stretch of Desertifilum tharense IPPAS B-1220 DNA includes these proteins:
- the proS gene encoding proline--tRNA ligase, whose translation MRLSQMLFYTLREDPAEAEIPSHKLLVRAGYIRRIGNGIYAYLPLMWRVLQKVSQIVREEMNATGAQECLLPQLQPAQLWQESGRWDTYTQAEGIMFALTDRQDRELGLGPTHEEVITTIAKETIRSYRQLPVHLYQIQTKFRDEIRPRFGLMRGREFIMKDGYSFHPDEASLAKTYQDMDGAYRNMLRRSGLQFQAVQADSGAIGGGVSQEFMVLADAGEDEVLYTPDGQYAANVEKALSLPPDKVDSPFQKYEKRATPDTETIDKVCKFLKCSPTNVVKNVLYQVVYDNGMTVLVLVSIRGDQDVNEVKLYNGLTGLAPQYNAKTILALEVPAAGLQQVWATRPLPLGYMAPDLGDDYISPAKNVAPRFLRIVDRTAIALENFVTGANETGYHVVGANWGKEFQLPQHQMDVRKAKAGDRATHDPAQTLQTARGIEVGHIFQLGTKYSQAMGATFTTEQGEELPLYMGCYGVGVSRLAQAAVEQSYDKDGIIWPVAIAPYHAIICVPNIGDAQQVEVAEKLYTQLNAAGVETLLDDRNERAGVKFKDADLIGIPFRIVTGRSLSSGKVEIVQRINHAAEEVAIEEVVPFLKERINTALQA comes from the coding sequence ATGCGACTCTCACAAATGCTGTTTTATACGTTACGGGAAGATCCAGCAGAAGCCGAAATCCCTAGTCATAAGCTATTAGTTCGGGCGGGGTATATCCGTCGTATTGGTAACGGGATTTACGCCTATTTGCCCTTGATGTGGCGCGTTTTGCAAAAAGTGTCTCAGATCGTGCGCGAAGAAATGAACGCTACAGGGGCGCAAGAATGCCTGCTCCCCCAACTGCAACCCGCGCAACTTTGGCAAGAGTCCGGGCGCTGGGATACTTATACCCAAGCTGAAGGGATTATGTTTGCCCTCACAGATCGCCAGGATCGGGAACTCGGTTTAGGTCCGACGCACGAAGAAGTGATTACCACCATTGCGAAAGAAACGATCCGTTCCTATCGCCAGCTACCCGTTCATCTTTACCAAATTCAAACCAAATTTCGCGATGAAATTCGCCCGCGCTTTGGCTTGATGCGGGGTCGCGAATTTATCATGAAGGATGGCTATTCTTTCCACCCCGATGAAGCCAGCCTCGCCAAGACTTATCAGGATATGGATGGGGCGTATCGCAATATGCTGCGACGTTCCGGCTTGCAGTTCCAAGCGGTACAAGCGGACTCTGGGGCAATTGGCGGCGGCGTGTCTCAAGAGTTTATGGTGCTAGCAGATGCGGGGGAAGATGAAGTTCTTTATACTCCCGATGGACAATACGCCGCGAATGTAGAAAAAGCGCTATCTCTGCCGCCCGATAAGGTTGATTCGCCGTTTCAAAAGTACGAAAAACGGGCAACCCCCGATACAGAAACCATTGATAAGGTTTGCAAGTTTCTCAAATGTTCGCCGACGAATGTTGTAAAAAACGTCCTGTATCAAGTGGTTTACGATAACGGCATGACGGTGCTGGTGTTAGTCAGCATTCGCGGCGATCAGGATGTTAATGAGGTGAAACTCTACAATGGCTTGACGGGGTTAGCGCCGCAATACAACGCCAAAACGATTTTAGCGCTAGAAGTTCCGGCCGCAGGGTTGCAACAGGTTTGGGCTACTCGTCCTTTACCGTTGGGATACATGGCTCCGGATTTGGGGGATGATTATATTAGTCCAGCGAAGAATGTGGCCCCGCGCTTTTTACGCATTGTCGATCGCACGGCGATCGCGCTAGAGAATTTTGTCACTGGGGCGAACGAAACCGGCTATCACGTTGTCGGGGCAAATTGGGGTAAAGAGTTTCAACTCCCGCAACACCAGATGGATGTCCGCAAGGCGAAAGCAGGCGATCGCGCGACCCACGATCCCGCCCAAACCCTACAAACCGCTAGAGGCATTGAAGTCGGTCATATCTTCCAACTGGGAACCAAATACTCTCAGGCGATGGGGGCGACCTTTACCACCGAACAAGGGGAAGAACTTCCCTTGTATATGGGCTGTTATGGGGTTGGTGTTTCCCGGTTAGCTCAAGCCGCCGTCGAGCAATCTTACGATAAAGATGGGATTATTTGGCCAGTGGCGATCGCCCCCTACCACGCCATTATCTGCGTTCCCAACATCGGCGACGCCCAACAAGTGGAAGTCGCGGAAAAACTCTATACCCAATTAAATGCGGCTGGCGTGGAAACCTTACTAGACGATCGCAACGAACGGGCAGGCGTAAAATTCAAAGACGCCGATCTGATTGGCATCCCCTTTAGAATTGTGACGGGCCGTTCTTTATCCTCTGGCAAAGTTGAAATTGTTCAGCGAATAAACCACGCCGCAGAAGAGGTTGCAATTGAGGAAGTTGTTCCTTTCTTAAAGGAACGTATCAATACAGCGCTTCAGGCATAA
- a CDS encoding DNA polymerase III subunit alpha → MFVGLHIHSDYSLLDGASQLPDLVDRAVELGMPAIALTDHGVMYGAIELLKVCRNKGVKPIIGNEMYVINDDIEVRHKRIKRYHQVVLAKNTQGYKNLVKLTTISNLKGIQGTGIFARPCINKELLKQYREGLIVTSACLGGEVPQAILQRRPDVARRVAQEYKDIFGEDYYLEIQDHGSKEDRIVNVEIVKIAQELGIKVVATNDSHFISCYDVEAHDALLCIQTGKLIVEDKRLRYSGTEYLKSAEEMAQLFRDHLPDEVIKEAIANTLEVADKVEPYNIMGSPRIPDYPVPPEHTADTYLEKLAWDGLLERLGRRSRSEIDPVYKERMETELKVLQQMGFSTYFLVVWDYIKFARDRQIPVGPGRGSAAGSLVAYCLKITNIDPVHHGLLFERFLNPERKSMPDIDTDFCIERRDEMIKYVTEKYGEDRVAQIITFNRMTSKAVLKDVARVLNIPYGDADQMAKMIPVARGKPAKLKVMISDETPAPEFKQKYESDPNVRRWVDMAMRIEGTNKTFGVHAAGVVIAAEPLDEIVPLQKNNDGAVITQYFMEDIESMGLLKMDFLGLKNLTIIKKAVDLIKLNHNLELDPDQIPRDERKAFQILSKGQIKKMPEDIQKTYKVLEAGDLEGIFQLESSGMRQVVRDLKPSCIEDISSILALYRPGPLDAGLIPKFIDRKHGREDIQYEHEILEPILQETYAVLVYQEQIMKLAQDLAGYSLGQADLLRRAMGKKKPEEMQKHRVLFVDGAAQNGISKALADNLFEQMLKFAEYCFNKSHSTAYGYVTYQTAYLKANYPVEYMAALLSANSDNQDKVKAYLNNCQASNIEIEGPDINRSGVEFTPIGQKILFGLSAVKNVGENAIHSILEARKTDGPFRSLADLCDRVDLRAVNRRTLETLIHCGAFDKLNPNRRQLVRDLPFAIDWAQSRAKDRAVGQINLFDMMGDTHAEGKQSNAFESAPTAPPAADYSQQEKLQIEKELLGFYLSDHPLKSLHRATQNIGLSTVSLSRLAEVNKRTKVCAIAILTEVKKVVTKKSGEEMAILKIEDMETQADAVVFPETYKKIGSLIEPDARLILWGKVSQREDNYQIVIDDAVQIEPDRLVVLQLNYDQVSDAQFRQHLLVSLQEQSGEPRQPKVPVIGIIAGQSSRYIIRFGHEFWVQDCETTVNRLSSSSFSVSLQPLSQ, encoded by the coding sequence AAATGTATGTCATTAACGATGACATAGAAGTTCGCCACAAACGGATTAAACGCTATCACCAAGTCGTCTTAGCCAAAAATACCCAAGGGTATAAGAACCTGGTGAAACTCACCACCATTTCTAACCTCAAGGGGATTCAAGGAACGGGGATCTTTGCGCGTCCTTGTATTAATAAAGAACTGCTGAAACAATATCGAGAAGGCTTAATTGTCACCAGCGCTTGCTTAGGGGGAGAAGTTCCCCAAGCAATTTTACAACGGCGTCCCGATGTGGCGCGGCGGGTGGCCCAGGAATATAAAGATATTTTTGGGGAAGACTATTATTTAGAAATTCAGGATCACGGATCGAAAGAAGACCGGATCGTGAATGTGGAAATTGTTAAAATTGCTCAAGAACTGGGGATTAAAGTCGTTGCAACCAACGATTCCCACTTTATCTCTTGTTATGACGTAGAAGCCCACGATGCGCTACTGTGCATCCAAACCGGGAAACTGATTGTTGAAGATAAGCGCCTGCGCTATAGCGGTACAGAATATCTTAAGTCTGCCGAAGAGATGGCGCAACTATTCCGCGATCACTTACCGGATGAGGTGATTAAAGAGGCGATCGCCAATACCTTAGAAGTGGCAGACAAGGTGGAACCCTATAATATTATGGGTTCTCCCCGTATCCCCGATTACCCCGTTCCCCCCGAACACACCGCAGACACCTATTTAGAGAAACTGGCGTGGGATGGGTTGCTAGAACGACTGGGGAGGCGATCGCGATCGGAAATTGACCCCGTTTACAAAGAACGCATGGAAACCGAACTGAAGGTTCTCCAACAAATGGGGTTTTCCACTTACTTTTTAGTGGTTTGGGACTATATTAAATTCGCTAGAGATCGTCAAATTCCAGTCGGTCCCGGACGCGGTTCGGCGGCGGGTTCTTTAGTTGCTTATTGTCTAAAAATTACCAACATTGACCCCGTACATCACGGCTTATTATTTGAGCGATTTCTCAATCCCGAACGGAAATCGATGCCCGATATTGATACTGATTTCTGTATCGAACGTCGGGATGAAATGATTAAATATGTTACCGAAAAATACGGAGAAGATCGCGTCGCCCAAATTATTACCTTTAACCGCATGACCTCAAAAGCCGTCTTAAAAGACGTGGCGCGGGTGTTAAATATTCCTTATGGGGACGCCGATCAAATGGCAAAAATGATTCCCGTTGCGCGGGGAAAACCGGCTAAGTTAAAGGTAATGATTTCTGATGAAACGCCTGCCCCTGAATTTAAACAAAAATACGAAAGCGATCCCAACGTTCGCCGCTGGGTAGATATGGCGATGCGAATTGAAGGAACGAACAAAACCTTCGGCGTTCATGCGGCGGGTGTGGTAATTGCAGCCGAACCTTTAGATGAAATTGTACCGCTACAAAAGAATAATGACGGGGCAGTTATTACCCAGTATTTCATGGAAGACATTGAATCGATGGGTCTTCTGAAAATGGACTTTTTGGGATTAAAAAACCTCACAATTATTAAAAAAGCCGTCGATTTAATTAAATTAAATCACAACCTAGAACTTGACCCCGATCAAATTCCTCGCGACGAACGCAAGGCATTTCAAATCCTCTCCAAAGGTCAAATTAAAAAGATGCCAGAGGATATCCAAAAAACCTATAAAGTTTTGGAAGCGGGCGATTTAGAAGGCATCTTTCAGCTAGAATCCTCTGGGATGCGCCAAGTGGTGCGCGACCTCAAACCCTCTTGTATTGAAGATATTTCTTCAATTCTAGCCCTTTATCGACCGGGGCCTTTAGATGCCGGTCTAATTCCTAAATTTATTGACCGCAAACACGGGCGCGAGGATATTCAATACGAACATGAAATTCTAGAACCCATTCTGCAAGAAACCTATGCGGTTTTGGTCTATCAAGAACAAATCATGAAATTAGCCCAAGATTTAGCCGGATATTCCTTGGGTCAAGCAGATTTGTTAAGGCGGGCAATGGGTAAGAAAAAGCCCGAAGAAATGCAGAAACATCGCGTCCTATTTGTGGATGGGGCAGCGCAAAATGGAATTAGCAAAGCTTTAGCCGATAATCTGTTTGAGCAGATGCTAAAGTTTGCTGAATATTGCTTTAATAAATCCCATTCCACGGCCTATGGATATGTTACCTATCAAACGGCATATCTCAAGGCAAATTATCCGGTTGAATATATGGCAGCTTTGCTTTCTGCCAATAGCGATAATCAAGATAAGGTCAAAGCTTACCTTAACAATTGTCAAGCCTCAAATATTGAGATAGAAGGGCCGGATATTAATCGGTCGGGTGTAGAATTTACCCCGATCGGGCAAAAGATTCTATTTGGCTTATCGGCGGTGAAAAATGTTGGGGAAAACGCGATCCACTCTATTTTAGAAGCGAGAAAGACCGATGGGCCGTTTCGATCCTTAGCTGATTTGTGCGATCGCGTAGACTTGCGGGCGGTTAACCGTCGTACCCTCGAAACCCTGATCCACTGCGGCGCTTTTGATAAACTCAACCCCAACCGTCGCCAACTGGTTCGCGATCTCCCCTTTGCCATCGACTGGGCGCAAAGTCGGGCAAAAGACCGCGCGGTCGGTCAAATTAACCTGTTTGATATGATGGGGGATACCCACGCTGAGGGTAAACAAAGTAACGCCTTTGAATCTGCCCCCACTGCACCCCCCGCAGCAGACTATTCTCAACAAGAGAAACTGCAAATCGAGAAAGAACTCCTCGGCTTTTACCTTTCCGATCACCCCTTAAAGTCGCTGCATCGCGCCACTCAGAATATTGGACTTTCCACAGTGAGTTTATCGCGCTTGGCAGAGGTAAACAAACGCACTAAAGTTTGCGCGATCGCCATCCTTACTGAAGTCAAGAAAGTCGTAACGAAAAAAAGCGGCGAAGAGATGGCCATCTTGAAAATAGAAGATATGGAAACCCAGGCGGATGCTGTGGTTTTCCCGGAAACTTACAAAAAGATTGGTAGCCTCATCGAACCGGATGCGCGGTTAATCCTCTGGGGAAAAGTCAGCCAGCGAGAAGATAACTATCAGATCGTCATTGACGATGCAGTCCAGATTGAACCCGATCGCCTAGTCGTTCTGCAACTGAACTACGATCAAGTCAGCGACGCCCAATTCCGCCAACACCTCCTCGTAAGTTTGCAAGAACAATCAGGAGAACCGCGCCAACCCAAAGTCCCCGTCATTGGGATTATTGCGGGACAATCCTCGCGCTATATTATTCGCTTTGGTCATGAGTTTTGGGTACAAGACTGCGAAACCACCGTCAACCGCTTAAGCAGTAGCAGTTTCTCGGTGAGTTTGCAGCCTCTTTCCCAGTAG
- a CDS encoding pentapeptide repeat-containing protein, producing the protein MDSNELLQRYEAGETKFPGASLSRANLSNADLIGINLYQADLQNANLVFAYLNRANLNRANLMGVNLSGANLSQASLSSANLKDADLHGALLPQADLRNANLILANLLDANLIEADLRGADLSGANLTGACLRGANFREEKRLYTSSLRGTTLRKADLQGVNLTGANLAKVDLSGANLAEATLRNVDLRGANLNGANLSGAFLTEANLSEANLQQATLVNTKIERGNLTNADLQGVNLSGSLLADAKLVRANLSQTNLYRTRLTRGDLSRAKLVGANLTEADLIEAYLARTDLTNANLTKANLVRAEMSSTNLLGAILQATIMPDGNIRNSR; encoded by the coding sequence ATGGATAGCAACGAACTTTTACAGCGGTATGAAGCAGGCGAAACAAAATTTCCAGGGGCTAGCTTAAGCCGAGCTAATTTGAGCAATGCCGACTTAATTGGAATTAATCTTTATCAAGCAGATTTACAAAATGCCAATTTAGTCTTTGCTTACCTTAACCGCGCCAATCTCAATCGCGCTAACTTAATGGGCGTCAACTTAAGTGGAGCCAACCTTTCCCAAGCTTCTCTAAGTTCAGCTAACCTAAAAGATGCCGATTTACATGGCGCGTTACTTCCCCAAGCCGATTTACGCAATGCGAATTTAATCTTAGCAAATCTCTTAGATGCTAACCTGATTGAAGCCGATTTAAGAGGAGCAGATTTAAGCGGCGCAAACCTTACAGGAGCTTGTTTGCGAGGCGCTAATTTCCGAGAAGAAAAGCGCTTATACACCTCATCTTTGCGCGGTACCACCTTACGAAAAGCCGACTTACAAGGCGTCAATCTCACGGGTGCTAATTTAGCAAAAGTAGACTTAAGCGGCGCAAATTTAGCAGAAGCAACCCTTCGCAATGTTGACTTACGAGGCGCAAACTTAAACGGTGCCAACTTAAGTGGAGCCTTTTTAACAGAGGCAAACTTAAGCGAAGCAAACTTACAACAAGCCACCCTCGTGAATACTAAAATAGAACGGGGAAATTTGACCAACGCCGACTTACAAGGGGTCAATTTATCGGGTTCTTTGCTTGCCGATGCTAAACTAGTTCGCGCCAACTTAAGCCAAACCAATCTTTACCGAACTCGCCTCACGCGGGGCGATTTAAGCCGAGCGAAGTTAGTGGGTGCTAATTTAACAGAAGCGGACTTAATTGAAGCTTATCTAGCGCGAACCGATCTAACCAACGCGAATTTAACAAAAGCCAATTTAGTCCGGGCAGAAATGAGCAGCACAAACTTATTAGGGGCAATTTTACAAGCAACAATCATGCCCGATGGTAACATTCGGAACTCAAGATAA
- the urtE gene encoding urea ABC transporter ATP-binding subunit UrtE → MVQASPAIASEGTQLMLQVSGLNVYYGESHILRDVDLSVPSSKMVCLIGRNGVGKTTLLKTIMGLLKPRTGQVVLGDKPITECTPDQRARLGIGYVPQGREIIPRLSVKENLLLGMEARPEGRRGNSEVSEEIFELFPVLKTMLGRMGGDLSGGQQQQLAIARALMGRPRLLVLDEPTEGIQPSIILEIEAAVRRIIETTGISVLLVEQHLHFVRQADWYYAMQKGGIVASGSTSELSNEVIQRFLAV, encoded by the coding sequence ATGGTACAAGCAAGTCCGGCGATCGCATCTGAAGGGACTCAACTGATGCTGCAAGTATCGGGTCTCAATGTCTATTACGGCGAAAGTCATATTCTTCGGGATGTGGATCTCAGCGTTCCGAGTAGCAAAATGGTTTGCTTAATTGGTCGTAACGGCGTGGGAAAAACCACTCTCCTCAAGACGATTATGGGATTGCTCAAACCCCGTACCGGACAGGTGGTTTTAGGCGATAAACCTATTACCGAATGTACCCCAGACCAACGGGCCCGCCTAGGGATTGGTTACGTTCCCCAAGGTCGCGAAATCATCCCCCGTCTCAGCGTTAAGGAAAATCTTCTTTTAGGCATGGAAGCCCGCCCAGAAGGACGCCGGGGTAATAGTGAGGTTTCAGAAGAGATTTTTGAGCTTTTCCCCGTCCTCAAGACGATGCTAGGGCGAATGGGAGGCGATTTGAGCGGGGGACAGCAGCAGCAATTGGCGATCGCGCGGGCGTTGATGGGCCGTCCTCGCCTGTTAGTTCTGGACGAACCCACTGAAGGTATTCAACCTTCAATTATTCTAGAAATTGAAGCTGCCGTGCGGCGAATTATTGAAACGACGGGAATTTCTGTGCTGTTGGTCGAACAACACTTGCATTTTGTTCGCCAAGCAGATTGGTATTATGCGATGCAAAAGGGCGGTATCGTTGCTTCGGGTTCAACTAGCGAACTCAGTAACGAGGTGATTCAACGCTTCCTCGCAGTCTAG
- a CDS encoding glycosyltransferase family 39 protein — translation MSSPLASPQRISSIREIPFHPGIPIGFIVLLAAILYFFQLDAKSLWIDELISIADAQNVAFPPTFSKGRLLYYILLRGWMLLGHHDAWLRSLSVLFALGSVILIYHLGCRLFRPATGLIAALLFALSPTIINHAQEVRYYTLSLFLGLAGSLLLVRAIDRPGTIQPLLGWSIFRILAIVTTPINAALAIADGAIVGWHFRHNGRAIGRFLGGAIAIALGSLPSLYSILNSRGSHWVEASTPGLSHVLREIRFLTAYPFPPTPPYQTLFFQGFILVLWGLIAIALWLRPPEPRIAWVSIWAFVPLGAIFMLSQGSRSFWVTRYLLLVSPYLFLSIAIALEKLWQRWRILALGVLLVYAIALSLGLHAYYTRSDRYIGVTGNYRDLIQTISNREQPGDRILWISSHTRPQLTLNHYYSGKASINYQQPLPRDRLNETALRAWIAQLPFSPSRTWLVYPNNRITPEFSTLLENQFQVQFHRDFRNAHLWLLAPRSLPQN, via the coding sequence ATGTCTTCTCCCCTTGCTTCGCCTCAACGAATTTCTTCTATTAGAGAAATTCCCTTTCATCCCGGAATTCCCATTGGCTTCATCGTTTTATTAGCAGCCATTCTCTATTTCTTTCAATTGGATGCTAAAAGCCTGTGGATTGATGAGTTAATTAGTATTGCTGACGCTCAAAACGTCGCGTTTCCTCCAACATTCAGCAAGGGTCGCCTACTTTACTACATTCTCCTGCGCGGATGGATGCTGCTAGGCCATCATGATGCCTGGTTAAGAAGCTTGTCCGTTCTATTCGCTTTAGGCAGCGTGATTTTAATTTATCATCTGGGCTGCCGTCTATTTCGACCTGCCACAGGGTTAATTGCTGCCCTTTTGTTCGCGCTTTCCCCGACCATTATCAACCACGCCCAAGAAGTTCGCTACTATACCTTAAGTCTGTTTCTCGGACTGGCAGGGAGCCTCCTATTGGTTCGAGCTATCGATCGTCCGGGGACCATTCAACCGCTGTTAGGGTGGTCAATTTTCAGAATATTAGCGATTGTTACCACCCCCATTAATGCAGCCCTAGCGATCGCAGATGGTGCGATCGTGGGGTGGCATTTTCGGCACAATGGGAGAGCAATTGGGCGATTTTTGGGAGGGGCGATCGCGATCGCCCTCGGTTCTCTCCCCTCCCTCTACTCCATCCTCAACTCGCGCGGTTCGCACTGGGTAGAGGCCTCTACCCCAGGTTTAAGCCATGTTTTGCGAGAAATTCGCTTTCTCACCGCCTATCCTTTTCCACCGACTCCCCCCTACCAAACCCTGTTTTTCCAAGGATTTATTTTGGTGCTGTGGGGACTCATTGCGATCGCCCTGTGGTTGCGCCCCCCCGAACCGCGCATCGCCTGGGTTAGCATCTGGGCATTTGTCCCCCTCGGCGCAATCTTTATGCTCTCCCAGGGGAGCCGCTCCTTTTGGGTCACGCGCTACCTTTTGCTCGTCAGTCCCTACTTATTTTTATCGATCGCCATCGCCCTAGAAAAACTGTGGCAGCGTTGGCGCATCTTGGCGTTGGGCGTTTTGTTGGTTTACGCGATCGCTCTCAGCTTAGGACTGCACGCTTATTACACTCGCAGCGATCGCTATATCGGCGTCACTGGAAATTACCGCGATCTGATCCAAACTATCAGCAACCGCGAACAACCCGGCGATCGCATCTTATGGATTTCCAGCCATACCCGACCCCAACTGACCTTAAACCATTACTATTCAGGAAAAGCCAGCATTAACTACCAGCAACCCCTCCCCCGCGATCGCCTCAACGAAACCGCATTGAGAGCCTGGATCGCCCAACTCCCCTTCTCCCCCTCGCGCACTTGGTTGGTTTACCCCAACAACCGCATCACCCCAGAATTCAGCACCCTACTGGAAAACCAGTTTCAGGTTCAGTTCCATAGGGACTTTAGAAACGCCCATCTCTGGCTGCTCGCCCCTCGAAGCCTACCCCAGAATTGA